A region from the Acidimicrobiales bacterium genome encodes:
- a CDS encoding SRPBCC family protein — MVEQAREQIRIDAPVARCFETLTAFESYPEWAGDLKQVTRIEEDVEGRATVVEFRAAAMGRSTTYQLRYDYSAAPQRLGWALVAGDLPRELDGTYVLTPAPDDPEATDVTYELAVDLVYPIPGFVKRRAEARIIKTALIELKARVEGAPRPDLDDVDG; from the coding sequence ATGGTGGAGCAGGCGAGGGAGCAGATCCGCATCGACGCGCCGGTCGCCCGGTGCTTCGAGACGCTGACCGCTTTCGAGTCGTACCCGGAGTGGGCCGGTGACCTGAAGCAGGTGACACGGATCGAGGAGGACGTCGAAGGCCGCGCCACGGTGGTCGAGTTCCGAGCCGCGGCGATGGGACGCAGCACCACCTATCAGCTCCGCTACGACTACTCGGCGGCACCGCAGCGACTCGGTTGGGCCCTCGTCGCCGGGGACCTCCCCCGTGAGCTCGACGGCACCTACGTCCTCACGCCGGCCCCCGACGACCCCGAGGCGACCGACGTCACCTACGAGCTCGCCGTCGACCTCGTCTACCCCATCCCGGGCTTCGTGAAGCGCCGCGCCGAGGCGCGGATCATCAAGACCGCGCTCATCGAGCTGAAGGCTCGCGTCGAGGGTGCCCCCCGTCCGGATCTCGACGACGTCGACGGCTGA